Genomic window (Plasmodium reichenowi strain SY57 chromosome Unknown, whole genome shotgun sequence):
aataaataaattaataaatatatatatatatatatatatatattttatttacataatttatCTTACTAATAATAGTATGAAACACACAAGTGTTATTGTGGATATAATAAACTTCATAAAGGTTATATGTTGCTTCATTTTTGactttattatatatagtaatatattctttctgattgattatttatttttaattatttgGTTAAGGTAGAATTTATATAAgttaaattttttttttttttttttgaaagaagaaaaaaaataagaacaaacacaaaatatattggTTCTGcgtatatatattatattaatatcttctttttcttttaatgtttatatatgaaaaaaagaataaatataattaaaaaaaatttatataaaatata
Coding sequences:
- a CDS encoding exported protein (PHISTc); translated protein: MKQHITFMKFIISTITLVCFILLL